In one Umezawaea sp. Da 62-37 genomic region, the following are encoded:
- a CDS encoding FAD-binding domain-containing protein codes for MPILPVPPPDRPDAVDWVRDHLGDLVREPREAVAASAFDGGQKAADAALAGLDITGYASTRSTVLPRSARGASRLSPYIRHGLLPLPEVWSAVEGAPDRDRAKYRDELLWQEYARHLYSRLGGSTSRPLRYGPPRTGAGWSGEPWPDDMACMSAMVTELREDGWLVNQARMWLASQWAVRAGRDWAAGEDEMFAHLVDGSRAANRLGWQWTVGTGSGKPYGFSRWQVLRRAPSLCASCALADDCPVESWPDAEPGAPVDGPDLGRAPIPAGPAHVEGGGGEVVWLTAESLGGRDPALAAVPDRPAVFVFDEPLLARLRLSGTRLVFLAQTLGELATTRPVHVHRGRPEAELAGRRVAATWTPVPGWRRRSRTVRPVEVHPWPWLIRPESFALLSYSAWRRHARPR; via the coding sequence GTGCCGATCCTGCCCGTTCCGCCCCCCGACCGCCCCGATGCCGTCGACTGGGTGCGCGACCACCTGGGCGACCTGGTCCGCGAACCGCGGGAAGCCGTTGCCGCGTCGGCGTTCGACGGTGGACAGAAGGCCGCTGACGCCGCGCTGGCCGGACTCGACATCACCGGGTACGCGAGCACGCGGAGCACGGTGCTGCCCCGGTCGGCGCGCGGGGCCAGCAGGCTGTCGCCCTACATCCGCCACGGGCTGCTGCCGCTGCCCGAGGTGTGGTCGGCGGTGGAGGGCGCGCCGGACCGCGACCGGGCGAAGTACCGCGACGAACTGCTGTGGCAGGAGTACGCCCGCCACCTCTACTCCAGGCTTGGCGGGAGCACCTCTCGACCGCTGCGCTACGGCCCTCCGCGCACCGGGGCCGGGTGGTCGGGGGAGCCCTGGCCGGACGACATGGCATGCATGTCGGCGATGGTGACCGAACTGCGCGAGGACGGGTGGCTGGTCAACCAGGCGAGGATGTGGCTGGCCTCGCAGTGGGCCGTGCGCGCCGGCCGGGACTGGGCCGCGGGCGAGGACGAGATGTTCGCGCACCTGGTGGACGGTTCCCGCGCGGCGAACCGGCTCGGCTGGCAGTGGACGGTGGGCACGGGCAGCGGGAAGCCCTACGGCTTCAGCCGGTGGCAGGTCCTCCGGCGTGCGCCGTCGCTGTGCGCGTCCTGCGCGCTGGCCGACGACTGCCCGGTGGAATCGTGGCCGGACGCGGAACCCGGTGCGCCGGTGGACGGCCCCGACCTGGGTCGGGCGCCCATCCCCGCCGGGCCTGCGCACGTCGAGGGCGGTGGGGGTGAAGTGGTGTGGCTGACCGCGGAGTCGTTGGGCGGCCGCGACCCCGCGCTGGCCGCCGTGCCGGACCGGCCCGCGGTGTTCGTGTTCGACGAGCCGCTGCTGGCCCGGTTGCGGCTGTCCGGAACCAGGCTGGTGTTCCTCGCGCAGACCCTCGGCGAACTCGCGACGACCCGCCCCGTGCACGTCCACCGCGGACGCCCGGAGGCGGAGTTGGCCGGGCGCCGGGTGGCGGCGACGTGGACCCCGGTTCCCGGCTGGCGGCGGCGGTCCCGCACCGTGCGGCCGGTCGAGGTCCACCCGTGGCCCTGGTTGATCCGTCCGGAGTCCTTCGCCCTGCTGTCCTACAGCGCCTGGCGGCGTCACGCGCGACCGAGGTGA
- a CDS encoding tetratricopeptide repeat protein: protein MAAPSLVTADRPSVTVQLVLSWRASSARHETCIDPEVSPMRSPSGRRRLLAIAAIVGGVALLGTTAATLLRPSPAEPPPASAAVAETALGRAISAAQARLRATPEDPETWARLGSAYVEQARITADPSYYAKAQGALEKSLAQRPENGPALIGMGSLANARHDFTAARDWGLRARAVLPDTAEVYGVLADAHTQLGETDEATAAVQRMLDLEPGVPAFTRASYDLELHGRVDEARQALGRALQDATGPDDIAFCQYYLGELAFDSGDLDLADEHYDRGLAADPNDTTLAHGKARTAAARGRTDEALSAYLTITSRVPLPQYLQEYAALLTSAGRTDDAARQYDVLAQQEEVLTAAGSVDDLAASVVAADRGDADSALRHAEAEWSRRPNILVADALAWALHLNGRDAEALGYADRAAALGKVDAGFAFHRGVILAAVGRADEAVAVLDAALRANPHFSPLHAPQAQRALADLRSPR, encoded by the coding sequence GTGGCTGCCCCAAGCCTGGTCACCGCGGACAGGCCCTCGGTGACGGTCCAGTTGGTCCTCTCGTGGCGCGCCAGTTCGGCGCGCCACGAGACCTGCATCGACCCGGAGGTCTCCCCGATGCGTTCCCCCAGCGGCCGCAGGCGGTTGCTCGCGATCGCCGCGATCGTCGGCGGCGTCGCCCTGCTCGGCACCACCGCCGCCACCCTGCTGCGCCCGAGTCCCGCCGAACCACCACCCGCGTCCGCGGCGGTCGCCGAGACCGCGCTCGGCCGTGCCATCTCCGCCGCGCAGGCCAGGCTCCGCGCCACACCGGAGGATCCGGAGACCTGGGCGCGGCTGGGTTCCGCGTACGTGGAGCAGGCCAGGATCACCGCGGACCCCTCGTACTACGCCAAGGCACAGGGGGCGCTGGAGAAGTCGCTCGCCCAGCGTCCCGAGAACGGGCCCGCGCTCATCGGCATGGGCTCGCTCGCCAACGCCCGCCACGACTTCACCGCCGCCCGTGACTGGGGCCTGCGCGCGCGGGCCGTGCTGCCGGACACCGCCGAGGTGTACGGCGTCCTCGCCGACGCCCACACCCAGCTCGGCGAGACCGACGAGGCCACCGCCGCCGTCCAGCGGATGCTCGACCTCGAACCCGGTGTGCCCGCGTTCACCCGCGCCTCCTACGACCTCGAACTCCACGGCCGCGTCGACGAAGCCCGCCAAGCGCTCGGCCGCGCGCTCCAGGACGCCACGGGACCCGACGACATCGCCTTCTGCCAGTACTACCTGGGCGAGCTCGCGTTCGACTCCGGCGACCTCGACCTGGCCGACGAGCACTACGACCGGGGGCTCGCGGCCGACCCGAACGACACCACTCTCGCCCACGGCAAGGCGAGGACGGCCGCCGCCCGCGGCCGCACCGACGAGGCGCTCTCCGCCTACCTGACCATCACGAGCCGGGTGCCGCTGCCGCAGTACCTCCAGGAGTACGCCGCGCTGCTGACCAGCGCGGGCCGCACCGACGACGCGGCCCGCCAGTACGACGTGCTGGCCCAGCAGGAGGAGGTCCTCACGGCGGCGGGCTCGGTGGACGACCTCGCGGCCTCCGTGGTGGCCGCCGACCGCGGTGACGCGGACTCCGCGCTGCGCCACGCCGAGGCCGAGTGGTCCAGGCGCCCCAACATCCTGGTCGCCGACGCGCTCGCGTGGGCGCTGCACCTCAACGGGCGCGACGCCGAAGCCCTGGGGTACGCGGACAGGGCCGCCGCGCTCGGCAAGGTCGACGCGGGCTTCGCCTTCCACCGCGGCGTGATCCTCGCCGCCGTGGGGCGTGCGGACGAGGCCGTCGCGGTACTGGACGCCGCACTGCGCGCCAACCCGCACTTCTCCCCGCTGCACGCCCCGCAGGCCCAGCGGGCACTCGCCGACCTGCGGAGCCCACGATGA
- a CDS encoding SRPBCC family protein has product MSTITESVDVKATVSTAYNQWTQFESFPRFMDGVQEIRQIDDTHTHWKISVAGLTKEFDATITEQHPDERVAWTSDSGPTHAGVITFHRIDDTTTRVTAQMDIDPEGFVENVADKLGVLDRKVKGDMQRFKTFIEFRDGQETGEWRGNVDRPAQH; this is encoded by the coding sequence ATGAGCACCATCACCGAGTCCGTCGACGTGAAGGCCACCGTCTCGACCGCCTACAACCAGTGGACCCAGTTCGAGTCCTTCCCCCGGTTCATGGACGGCGTGCAGGAGATCCGCCAGATCGACGACACCCACACCCACTGGAAGATCTCCGTCGCAGGGCTGACCAAGGAGTTCGACGCGACGATCACCGAGCAGCACCCCGACGAGCGGGTCGCGTGGACCTCGGACTCCGGCCCCACCCACGCCGGGGTGATCACCTTCCACCGCATCGACGACACCACGACGCGGGTGACCGCGCAGATGGACATCGACCCGGAGGGGTTCGTCGAGAACGTCGCCGACAAGCTCGGCGTCCTGGACCGCAAGGTCAAGGGCGACATGCAGAGGTTCAAGACCTTCATCGAGTTCCGCGACGGGCAGGAGACCGGCGAGTGGCGCGGGAACGTCGACCGCCCCGCCCAGCACTGA
- a CDS encoding AIM24 family protein, producing MRSSLFDHAERSVEPGGFHLQNDRMLKVDLTGSGGFFFAKQGSMVAYQGDVDFAYEGSGGLGKLFKKAFTGEGMSLMKVSGSGDVFLAQDADEIFVLHLEDEGVTVNGKNVLAFDSTLTWDINRTEGASMLSGGLFNTTFKGTGSLAVSAYGTPVVLNVDVPTFVDMQSAVLWSTSLQSSIRKTAKLGAMIGRGSGEAYQLALSGQGIVVVQASEGHPAPPAQ from the coding sequence ATGCGCAGCTCACTGTTCGACCACGCGGAGCGATCCGTCGAACCAGGCGGTTTCCACCTGCAGAACGACCGGATGCTCAAGGTGGACCTCACCGGCAGCGGCGGGTTCTTCTTCGCCAAGCAGGGATCGATGGTCGCCTACCAGGGCGACGTCGACTTCGCCTACGAGGGCAGCGGCGGTCTCGGCAAGCTGTTCAAGAAGGCCTTCACCGGCGAGGGCATGTCGCTGATGAAGGTGTCGGGCAGCGGGGACGTGTTCCTCGCCCAGGACGCCGACGAGATCTTCGTGCTCCACCTGGAGGACGAAGGGGTCACCGTCAACGGCAAGAACGTGCTCGCGTTCGACAGCACGCTCACGTGGGACATCAACCGCACCGAGGGCGCGTCGATGCTCAGCGGCGGCCTGTTCAACACGACGTTCAAGGGCACCGGGTCGCTCGCCGTCTCCGCCTACGGGACACCGGTCGTGCTGAACGTGGACGTGCCGACGTTCGTCGACATGCAGTCCGCCGTCCTGTGGTCCACCTCGTTGCAGTCCTCGATCCGCAAGACCGCGAAACTCGGCGCCATGATCGGCCGCGGCTCGGGCGAGGCGTACCAGCTCGCCCTGTCGGGTCAGGGGATCGTCGTCGTCCAGGCGTCCGAGGGACACCCCGCGCCTCCCGCGCAGTAG
- a CDS encoding PaaX family transcriptional regulator C-terminal domain-containing protein, with protein sequence MIRAGAAVTSLYDIDEIFPDDVAGPVRLPRRQTGNSPQGLAVTLLADFTLGTRAWIPSAAIVALLAESGVSHAGARTTISRLSRRGVLEGSKHGRTSSYRLTPAAALDLAVGGRAIVSAATAIGEWDRRWTLVAFSLPQDEVTRRRELRNQLRWLGYAPLYDGLWVSPQDLVPKAKAHLAELAPGAVTVFRARHVDLGASVGRNPLDAWDTAAIAGEYEAFIRRWSPLLPDVGTPITGVEAVRARTEVMDTYRRLPILDPRLPLDLLPPGWPRQAARDLFAAVYDGLAAPAEDHFRAVADRFATEPLVGVRAHTVADLLGGPTGDLCADGEGPRRDSNTNG encoded by the coding sequence GTGATCCGCGCCGGAGCCGCCGTGACGAGCCTCTACGACATCGACGAGATCTTCCCGGACGACGTCGCCGGGCCGGTTCGGCTGCCCCGGCGGCAGACGGGCAACTCGCCGCAGGGCTTGGCCGTGACGCTGCTGGCCGACTTCACCCTGGGCACCCGCGCCTGGATCCCGTCGGCGGCCATCGTGGCCCTGCTCGCCGAGTCGGGCGTCAGCCACGCCGGGGCCCGCACCACCATCAGCCGCCTCTCCCGCCGCGGCGTGCTGGAGGGCAGCAAGCACGGGCGCACCAGCTCCTACCGGCTCACCCCGGCCGCGGCCCTCGACCTGGCCGTCGGCGGCCGGGCCATCGTCTCCGCCGCCACCGCCATCGGCGAGTGGGACCGGCGGTGGACCCTGGTCGCCTTCTCCCTGCCCCAGGACGAGGTGACCCGGCGACGTGAACTCCGCAACCAGTTGCGCTGGCTCGGCTACGCGCCTCTCTACGACGGTCTCTGGGTTTCGCCCCAGGACCTCGTCCCCAAGGCGAAGGCGCACCTGGCCGAACTCGCCCCCGGCGCGGTGACCGTCTTCCGGGCGCGGCACGTCGACCTCGGCGCCTCCGTCGGCCGCAACCCCCTGGACGCCTGGGACACCGCCGCCATCGCCGGGGAGTACGAGGCCTTCATCCGGAGGTGGAGCCCGCTGCTGCCCGACGTCGGCACCCCGATCACCGGTGTCGAGGCGGTCCGCGCCCGCACCGAGGTCATGGACACCTACCGCCGCCTGCCGATCCTCGACCCGCGGCTGCCGCTCGACCTGCTCCCGCCGGGATGGCCCCGCCAGGCCGCCCGCGACCTGTTCGCCGCGGTCTACGACGGCCTCGCCGCACCCGCCGAAGACCACTTCCGGGCCGTCGCGGACCGGTTCGCCACCGAACCGCTCGTCGGTGTCCGCGCCCACACCGTCGCCGACCTGCTGGGAGGTCCGACGGGCGACCTGTGCGCCGACGGGGAGGGACCGCGACGCGACTCGAACACCAACGGGTGA
- a CDS encoding GlsB/YeaQ/YmgE family stress response membrane protein, protein MGILGWIVLGLIAGAIAKAIMPGKDPGGIIITMLIGIVGAILGGFIGRALFNSDINNFFDLSTWLLAILGSLVLLGIYRLVTGRRAHA, encoded by the coding sequence GTGGGTATCCTGGGCTGGATCGTCCTCGGCCTCATCGCCGGTGCCATCGCCAAGGCGATCATGCCGGGCAAGGACCCCGGCGGCATCATCATCACGATGCTGATCGGCATCGTCGGCGCCATCCTCGGCGGCTTCATCGGCCGCGCGCTGTTCAACAGCGACATCAACAACTTCTTCGACCTCAGCACCTGGCTGCTGGCCATCCTCGGCTCGCTGGTGCTGCTCGGCATCTACCGGCTCGTCACCGGTCGGCGCGCACACGCCTGA
- a CDS encoding transglycosylase domain-containing protein — translation MNKADELTDLLEPVRPPVEREPDLLTHREPDELSMYPEEDAYDEEPDSEELSEDELSEDEERRLRKKKIWRRVRRVSYIAAGLMVLAPLVAFAIAYQFVEVPDPAALARDQDKAVTILYSDGSEMAKISPQGSNRELLAVDDPDLTDDVKHAVFAAEDATFETNPGFDFVGIARAAWFQVSGGEGGGSGLTQQYVKKATENEDPTLSRKFTEVVKAYKMSNQKSKGEILAAYLSTIYQGRSAFGIKAAAQMYYGKEVQDLTASEAALIAGMIQNPSRSEEEKYPVARWKFVMGQMLEKKWITQEYYDSQSYPTLKPLAEVQQGAPEGVRAHIQAQVQAEMEGEGINLTEGQALKLGITIHTSIDPRMQTAAEEAVDEVMKGQPEVLRQSLTAIDPGTGAVRAYWAGSNGVGIDYNKGTLQEPGSSFKPFDLVAALKLGQGVGEVYDGSSPRKFPGRESNPVRNAEGVACTIPTHCGVREAMVKSVNTVFYDMAVNKVTTGAVAKAAYEAGIPEEVTVGDEVRKLLKGEDGGDSPDGNIAIGGGQTLVRPFDMTSAYATFAARGTYRAPFFIEKIEGPDGKLLFEHADKSRSAFDANPEKSGQIADNITDVLKDIPKNSENTKCAEGRECAGKTGTHELDGVDNSKAWMVGYTPSLAAGVYMGTEAGNVPLRNADDKQVYGSGLPGQIWKKFMDKALAGTPKETFPKADMIGRAVPPAPSTSETTSATSATSETSVSSETVDSETETTDTTTETSTTTSTAKTPDNPGECLPVLPTCPTTGTTTTTNTNNNGGGGGIIGIGPRNSNDP, via the coding sequence GTGAACAAGGCCGACGAGCTGACGGACCTGCTCGAGCCGGTGCGGCCGCCGGTGGAGCGCGAGCCCGACCTGCTCACCCACCGGGAACCCGACGAACTGTCGATGTACCCGGAAGAGGACGCCTACGACGAGGAACCCGACTCCGAGGAGCTGTCCGAGGACGAGCTGTCCGAGGACGAAGAGCGCCGCCTGCGGAAGAAGAAGATCTGGCGCCGCGTCCGCCGCGTCAGCTACATCGCGGCCGGTCTGATGGTCCTCGCGCCGTTGGTCGCCTTCGCGATCGCCTACCAGTTCGTCGAGGTGCCGGACCCCGCGGCGCTCGCGAGGGATCAGGACAAGGCCGTCACGATCCTGTACTCCGACGGCTCCGAGATGGCGAAGATCTCGCCGCAGGGCTCGAACCGGGAACTCCTCGCCGTCGACGACCCCGACCTGACCGACGACGTGAAGCACGCGGTCTTCGCGGCCGAGGACGCCACGTTCGAGACCAACCCCGGTTTCGACTTCGTCGGCATCGCGCGCGCAGCCTGGTTCCAGGTGAGCGGCGGCGAAGGCGGTGGTTCCGGCCTGACGCAGCAGTACGTCAAGAAGGCGACGGAGAACGAGGACCCGACGCTGTCGCGGAAGTTCACCGAGGTCGTCAAGGCCTACAAGATGAGCAACCAGAAGAGCAAGGGCGAGATCCTCGCCGCGTACCTGAGCACGATCTACCAGGGCCGTTCCGCGTTCGGCATCAAGGCCGCGGCGCAGATGTACTACGGCAAGGAGGTCCAGGACCTCACCGCGTCCGAGGCCGCCCTGATCGCGGGCATGATCCAGAACCCCAGCCGGTCGGAGGAGGAGAAGTACCCGGTCGCCCGCTGGAAGTTCGTGATGGGTCAGATGCTCGAGAAGAAGTGGATCACCCAGGAGTACTACGACAGCCAGTCGTACCCGACCCTCAAACCCCTGGCGGAGGTCCAGCAGGGAGCGCCCGAGGGGGTGCGCGCCCACATCCAGGCCCAGGTCCAGGCCGAGATGGAGGGTGAGGGCATCAACCTGACGGAGGGCCAGGCGCTCAAGCTCGGCATCACCATCCACACGAGCATCGACCCCAGGATGCAGACCGCGGCCGAGGAGGCCGTCGACGAGGTCATGAAGGGTCAGCCGGAGGTCCTGCGGCAGTCGCTGACCGCGATCGACCCCGGCACGGGCGCCGTGCGCGCCTACTGGGCGGGGAGCAACGGTGTGGGCATCGACTACAACAAGGGCACGCTCCAGGAACCGGGCTCGTCGTTCAAGCCCTTCGACCTGGTCGCGGCGCTCAAGCTCGGCCAAGGGGTCGGCGAGGTCTACGACGGCAGCTCACCGCGCAAGTTCCCCGGTCGCGAGTCCAACCCGGTGAGGAACGCCGAAGGCGTCGCGTGCACCATCCCGACGCATTGCGGCGTCCGCGAGGCGATGGTCAAGTCGGTGAACACCGTGTTCTACGACATGGCCGTCAACAAGGTGACCACGGGCGCCGTGGCCAAGGCCGCCTACGAGGCGGGCATCCCCGAAGAGGTCACCGTCGGGGACGAGGTGCGCAAGCTGCTCAAGGGCGAGGACGGCGGTGACAGCCCCGACGGCAACATCGCCATCGGTGGTGGTCAGACGCTCGTGCGTCCGTTCGACATGACGTCGGCGTACGCGACGTTCGCGGCCAGGGGCACCTACCGCGCGCCGTTCTTCATCGAGAAGATCGAGGGTCCGGACGGCAAGCTGCTCTTCGAGCACGCCGACAAGTCCCGCTCCGCGTTCGACGCGAACCCCGAGAAGAGCGGGCAGATCGCGGACAACATCACCGACGTGCTCAAGGACATCCCGAAGAACAGCGAGAACACCAAGTGCGCCGAGGGTCGTGAGTGCGCGGGCAAGACCGGCACGCACGAGCTCGACGGCGTGGACAACTCGAAGGCGTGGATGGTGGGCTACACCCCGTCCCTCGCCGCGGGTGTGTACATGGGCACCGAGGCGGGCAACGTCCCCCTCCGCAACGCCGACGACAAGCAGGTCTACGGTTCCGGCCTGCCGGGCCAGATCTGGAAGAAGTTCATGGACAAGGCGTTGGCGGGCACTCCGAAGGAGACCTTCCCCAAGGCCGACATGATCGGCCGGGCGGTCCCACCCGCCCCGAGCACGTCCGAGACGACCTCGGCGACCTCGGCGACCTCGGAGACGTCGGTGTCCTCGGAGACCGTAGACAGCGAGACCGAGACGACCGACACGACCACGGAGACGAGCACGACCACGTCGACCGCGAAAACCCCCGACAACCCCGGTGAGTGCCTGCCGGTCCTGCCGACCTGCCCGACCACCGGCACGACCACGACCACCAACACGAACAACAACGGTGGTGGCGGCGGGATCATCGGTATCGGACCGCGGAACTCCAACGATCCCTGA
- a CDS encoding DUF4331 domain-containing protein, which produces MAVALIAAGSTLLTAGLVGFGPGTAGASSHREAPLIAADPPVDNTDVYAFVSPDKPDTVTLVANWYPFQEPNGGPNFYPWATDARYDINIDNDGDARPDLTYRWTFTNQDKRGKSTFLYDNGQVTSLDDENLLFRQNYELEVIDGNGHSKRLVKSGPVAPSNTGAASMPDYGTLRNQAVTDVPGGGKSFVGQADDSFFLDLRVFDLLYGGNLSEVGQDTLKGYNVNTIALQVPKSALALKGDATRNPVIGVWSDTERQSMLLTPGQSKPLGPFVQVSRLGNPLVNEVVVPAGLKDKFNSLTPDQDAKIPDLVNRVTDPEVPKLIQGIYGLPAPATPRNDLVEIFLTGITTKTPGPITADLNSQLDNADVNPKRFVPSEQLRLNTSVPVAAQPNRLGVLAGDLQGFPNGRRLTDDVLDIEVQALEGAAVSGIVPALAAGDAVNANDKAFGTSFPYVALPANTGVNTQSGGAVTPPGGGGFPAGPVLNALLATLLIGSGAWLLRRRPQWTSAPATA; this is translated from the coding sequence GTGGCGGTCGCGTTGATCGCGGCCGGGAGCACCCTGCTCACGGCAGGCCTCGTCGGGTTCGGGCCCGGCACGGCCGGGGCGTCGAGCCACCGGGAAGCCCCGCTGATCGCGGCGGACCCGCCGGTGGACAACACCGACGTGTACGCGTTCGTCAGCCCCGACAAACCGGACACCGTCACCCTGGTGGCGAACTGGTACCCGTTCCAGGAGCCGAACGGCGGGCCGAACTTCTACCCGTGGGCCACCGACGCCCGCTACGACATCAACATCGACAACGACGGCGACGCGCGCCCCGATCTGACCTACCGGTGGACCTTCACCAACCAGGACAAGCGCGGGAAGTCGACCTTCCTCTACGACAACGGCCAGGTCACGTCGCTCGACGACGAGAACCTGCTGTTCCGGCAGAACTACGAGCTGGAGGTGATCGACGGGAACGGCCACTCGAAGCGGCTGGTCAAGTCCGGTCCGGTCGCACCGTCCAACACCGGCGCGGCGTCGATGCCGGACTACGGGACGCTGCGGAACCAGGCGGTCACCGACGTGCCGGGTGGCGGGAAGTCGTTCGTCGGGCAGGCCGACGACTCGTTCTTCCTCGACCTGCGGGTGTTCGACCTGCTCTACGGCGGCAACCTGTCCGAGGTCGGGCAGGACACGCTCAAGGGCTACAACGTCAACACGATCGCCTTGCAGGTGCCGAAGTCGGCGCTGGCGCTCAAGGGCGACGCGACGCGCAACCCGGTGATCGGCGTGTGGAGCGACACCGAACGGCAGTCCATGCTGCTCACGCCGGGCCAGTCCAAGCCGCTCGGACCGTTCGTGCAGGTCTCGCGGCTGGGCAACCCGCTGGTCAACGAGGTCGTCGTGCCCGCGGGGCTCAAGGACAAGTTCAACTCCCTGACCCCCGACCAGGACGCGAAGATCCCGGACCTGGTCAACCGGGTGACCGACCCGGAGGTGCCGAAGCTGATCCAGGGCATCTACGGGCTGCCCGCGCCCGCCACTCCGCGCAACGACCTGGTGGAGATCTTCCTGACGGGCATCACCACGAAGACGCCGGGGCCGATCACGGCGGATCTGAACTCGCAGCTCGACAACGCGGACGTGAACCCGAAGCGGTTCGTGCCCTCGGAGCAGTTGCGGCTCAACACGTCGGTGCCGGTGGCCGCGCAGCCGAACCGGTTGGGCGTGCTGGCGGGCGACCTCCAGGGCTTCCCGAACGGTCGCAGGCTCACCGACGACGTGCTCGACATCGAAGTCCAGGCGCTCGAAGGCGCGGCCGTGAGCGGGATCGTGCCCGCGCTGGCGGCGGGTGACGCGGTGAACGCCAACGACAAGGCGTTCGGCACGTCGTTCCCGTACGTCGCACTGCCCGCCAACACGGGGGTCAACACGCAGTCGGGTGGCGCCGTCACGCCTCCCGGCGGCGGTGGGTTCCCGGCCGGTCCGGTGCTCAACGCACTGCTCGCGACCCTGCTGATCGGGTCCGGCGCGTGGCTGCTCCGGCGGCGTCCGCAGTGGACGTCCGCTCCGGCGACGGCGTAG
- a CDS encoding glycosyltransferase has product MRILFSSLGSHGHTYPLLPLVIAARDVGHEITFVTTAPFASTFTRYGVDHVTGGMDMLAAFDLANAGPAARKKPDFRPERVSKVFGSILPRSCAADLAPIILDRKPDLIVHELANPGAGLAARVAGIPAVCHSFGRMWRPTGTPEALRANLAEVADELGVDLPDGDHLMPLGNPYLDICPPSVQDPEFPVSSTTVVPLRPVAYSEPGELPSWVREHRRPLVYLTLGTAFGDSGVLRTAVAGLSRLDVVVVVSTGPSVAPESLGDVPDNVVVRQWLPQADLLPHTDLVVHHGGAGNTMGTFATGVPHLVLPQGADQFSNAAMITAAGLGDQVLAADLTADVIETKARRLLADETVHKAVRTMADEVAAMPSPHDVARRLADHT; this is encoded by the coding sequence GTGCGAATCCTCTTCTCCAGCCTCGGCTCCCACGGTCACACGTACCCGCTCCTGCCGCTCGTGATCGCCGCCCGCGATGTGGGCCACGAGATCACGTTCGTGACCACGGCCCCGTTCGCGAGCACCTTCACCAGGTACGGCGTCGACCACGTCACGGGAGGTATGGACATGCTCGCGGCGTTCGACCTGGCCAACGCGGGCCCCGCCGCCCGGAAGAAACCCGATTTCCGTCCGGAACGGGTTTCGAAGGTGTTCGGCTCGATCCTGCCGCGCAGCTGCGCCGCGGACCTGGCTCCGATCATCCTCGACCGCAAACCCGATCTGATCGTGCACGAACTGGCCAACCCCGGCGCGGGACTGGCCGCGAGGGTCGCGGGCATACCCGCGGTGTGCCACTCCTTCGGCCGGATGTGGCGGCCCACCGGCACCCCCGAGGCCCTGCGCGCGAACCTGGCCGAGGTCGCCGACGAACTCGGCGTCGACCTGCCCGACGGCGACCACCTCATGCCCCTCGGCAACCCCTACCTCGACATCTGCCCGCCGTCGGTGCAGGATCCGGAGTTCCCGGTCTCCTCGACCACGGTCGTCCCGCTGCGGCCGGTGGCGTACTCCGAACCCGGCGAACTGCCGTCGTGGGTGCGCGAACACCGGAGACCGCTGGTGTACCTGACGCTGGGCACGGCGTTCGGCGACAGCGGCGTGCTGCGCACCGCCGTCGCGGGCCTGTCCAGGCTGGACGTGGTGGTGGTCGTGTCCACCGGCCCGAGCGTCGCACCGGAGTCGCTGGGCGACGTTCCGGACAACGTGGTCGTGCGGCAGTGGTTGCCGCAGGCGGACCTCCTGCCGCACACGGACCTCGTCGTGCACCACGGCGGAGCGGGCAACACGATGGGCACGTTCGCCACGGGCGTGCCGCACCTGGTCCTGCCGCAGGGCGCCGACCAGTTCAGCAACGCCGCCATGATCACCGCCGCGGGCCTCGGCGACCAGGTGCTCGCCGCCGACCTCACCGCCGACGTGATCGAGACCAAGGCGCGCCGCCTGCTCGCCGACGAGACCGTGCACAAGGCGGTCAGGACGATGGCCGACGAGGTCGCGGCCATGCCGTCACCCCACGACGTGGCCCGCCGACTCGCCGACCACACCTGA